The proteins below come from a single Malus domestica chromosome 03, GDT2T_hap1 genomic window:
- the LOC139194489 gene encoding uncharacterized protein: MDFANIQAQLANLTSQLSQIAGRTTMQSVPTFGVSYGHGYQTHQHPQFTVNEDAWGYQGYDQPSNNMFSNTYNSAWRDHSNYMWGEPQQFQQDGYWQQEEEFYSRPMQYAQSNSGSSINYNQILNELSCLVQGSQNQANEAQQDAYWQPYEEFYTTPIQPPPHTPQQFQSNSSMSMDSDQILQVLTSLTQDQQNQDKKLDKLKSQMGEIMEFMVQIQEQSELSNSTVENSKEDFEIHDAITLGSAMEVGAGLKTSKHSLEVDEELLIEEEEADIHTARVEQPLPQPLKPSNPPTTSKDVLISFHSNVIPPNVPFPSRFLIPKKEESEKDIMEAFPSVQNDIPILGTPTQVPDCVEVFKEPSSPQRKSQEKEVAGEFQEFIKEDVFEVTKSKEVEFDDTGQITTIVVNLAKFKVPETFKEVVFVIEFMLEQTGKPPPRNSISFSTNMLLMIQAPTLEFKPLPDHFKYHRPFKDQFHAMATNGA; the protein is encoded by the coding sequence atggattttgctaacattcaagctcaattggcgaatcttacttctcaattgtcacagattGCCGGAAGGActacaatgcaaagtgtccctacatttggtgtgTCTTATGGGCACGGATATCAAACtcatcaacatcctcaattcactgtgaacgaagatgcttggggttatcaaggctatgatcaaccaagcaacaacatgttttccaacacttacaattcggcttggagagatcattcaaattatatgtggggggaacctcaacaattccaacaagatggatattggcagcaagaggaggagttctattcaagacctatgcaatatgctcaatcaaactcaggttcgtcaataaattataatcaaattcttaatgaattaagttgtttggtgcagggctcacaaaatcaagccaatgaggctcaacaagatgcatattggcagccatatgaggagttctacacCACACCTATACAGCCACCaccgcataccccacaacaattccaatcaaattcaagtatgtccatggatagtgatcaaattcttcaagtactaacctctttgacgcaggaccaacaaaatcaagacaagaagttggataaattgaagagtcaaatgggagagattatggaattcatggtacaaattcaagagcaaagtgaactctccaactcaactgttgaaaattcgaaggaagattttgaaatccacgatgctatcactttgggaagtgctatggaggttggagctggcctaaaaacatccaaacatagcctagaagtggatgaggagctgctgattgaggaggaggaagcagaCATACACACGGcaagggtagaacaacccttgccgcagccccttaagccctctaacccacccaccacaagtaaggacgtcctaatttcatttcattctaatgttattcctccgaatgtcccttttcctagcaggtttttgattcccaagaaagaagagagtgaaaaagacatcatGGAAGCCTTCCCAAGTGTGCAAAatgatattccaattcttggCACACCCACTCAAGTACCAGATTGTGTTGAAGTGTTCAAAGAACCTAGTTCACCACAAAGAAAGAGTCAAGAAAAAGAAGTGGCTGGAGAATTTCAAGAATTCATTAAAGAGGACGTATTTGAAGTAACAAAATCCAaagaagttgagtttgatgacacgggacaaatcACAACCATCGTAGTAAATTTGGCCAAATTCAAAgtccctgaaactttcaaagaagtggtgtttgtcattgagttcatGTTGGAGCAAACAGGTAAGCCACCTCCTCGAAATTCAATTTCGTTTTCTACTAACATGCtgttgatgattcaggcacccacattagaatttaaaccattgccggatcatttcaagtatcaccgtccattcaaagatcaattccatgccATGGCCACCAATGGAGCTTAa